The Rhododendron vialii isolate Sample 1 chromosome 5a, ASM3025357v1 genome contains a region encoding:
- the LOC131325441 gene encoding serine/threonine-protein kinase VPS15 isoform X3, with product MCLSLHGIGFTLLTLHPSNPPIFPTMIPPISHFSLTLEEEDGVILLPRFYEHGGEMQVAQDAPLKPSMDVFAVGCVIAELFLEGQPLFELSQLLAYRRGQYDPTQHLEKIPDSGIRKMILHMIQLDPELRFSAENYLQSYVSVVFPSYFSPFLHNFYSYLNPLDSDTRVVMCQTVFQEIHKQMMSNRSNNEKGVGLGTRSTTMGGQSMQQMDTNQNFDFVNDSLSKKDLLEKDSVEDRLELLGDISNLLRDVKKSNRYSGVKPVLEDVAASAYSQHHKKCGMQSPDELLQTISNVFNRNHHPFLKKITMNDLKTLMSDYDNQSDTFGMPSLPLPQDSVSCEGMVLIASLLCSCIRNVKLPHLRRWAVLLLKFCALYIDDEDRLQRVLPFVVAMLSDPAAIVRCAALETLCDILPLVRDFPPSDAKIFPEYILPMLSMLPDDPEESVRICYANNISKLALTAYAFLIHSISLSEAGVLNESNSSNKSLFTEASGRLKNLNSDAQLAQLRKSIAEVIQELVMGPKQTPNIRRALLQDIGNLCWFFGQRQSNDILLPILPAFLNDRDEQLRAVFYGQIVYVCFFVGQRSVEEYLLPYIEQALSDASEAAIVNALDCLAILCKSGYLRKRVLLEMIERAFPLLCYPSQWVRRSAVTFIAASSESLGAVDSYVFLVPVIRPFLRRQPASLASEKALFACLKPPVSRQRFYEILENARSSDMLERQRKIWYNSSAQPKLWDTVDSYKRGAEELSPMKGWSDKRYDVQGHRPVVNGIELLDQAESDDGDAKMSSTSSFLPSASGTAAGHDSLSVEKLQFSSFMSPQVGGLNSFIGEKSSEGIPLYYFKKDRRAVAIAPAASDSSLQLNTFGFGSSSMPWIDPANKSLGLASSVPAPKLVSGSFSISNSSKQFHRVVHEAEGRGSDQTAYVNSKFQELNISSTVKGSSITTEDAPSLTDVTGLASFTRGALVPDSGWRPRGVLVAHLQEHRSAVNEIAISTDQSFFVSASDDSTVKVWDSRKLEKDISFRSRLTYSLEGSRALCITMLQGSAQVIVGACDGMIHMFSVDYISRGLDNVVEKYKGVADVKRKSVGEGAILSLLNYSADSDSRQMIMYSTQNRGIHLWDTRTNSNALNLKVSPEEGYVSSLVAGPCGNWFVSGSSRGILTLWDLRFYLPVNSFQYSTVCPIEQMSLFLPPSNTTISTAARPLVYVAAGCNEVSLWNAENGSCHQVLRVVSNDSDADLSDLPSALTRSPSKANMKSDLRRNVNPKYRVDELNEPSTRLPGIRSLLPLPGGDLLTGGTDLKIRRWDHCSPDRSYCVCGPSIKGVGSDDFYESKSSFGVQVVQETKRRPLATKLTAKAVISAAATDSAGCHRDSILSLASVKVNQRLLISSGRDGAIKVWK from the exons ATGTGCTTGTCACTTCATGGAATTGGCTTTACCTTGCTGACTTTGCATCCTTCAAACCCACCTATATTCCCCACGATGATCCCTCcgatttctcatttttctttgacACTGGAGGAAGAAGACGGTGTTATCTTGCTCCCGAG ATTTTATGAGCACGGCGGTGAGATGCAAGTTGCACAAGATGCACCGCTAAAGCCATCTATGGATGTCTTTGCTGTTGG GTGCGTGATTGCAGAGCTTTTCCTTGAGGGTCAGCCACTCTTTGAACTCTCACAACTTCTTGCTTATCGACGAGGTCAATATGATCCTACGCAACATCTTGAGAAG ATCCCAGATTCAGGAATCCGCAAGATGATTCTTCATATGATTCAGTTGGACCCTGAGTTGCGTTTTTCTGCTGAAAACTACCTTCAGAGCTATGTGAGCGTTGTGTTTCCAAGCTACTTCTCACCGTTTCTTCATAATTTCTATTCCTACTTGAATCCACTTGATTCTGATACAAGG GTTGTGATGTGCCAGACAGTATTCCAAGAGATACATAAACAAATGATGAGTAATAGGTCAAATAACGAGAAAGGTGTTGGATTGGGCACACGATCAACTACCATGGGTGGCCAATCAATGCAACAGATGGATACAAACCAGAActttgattttgtaaatgatTCATTGAGCAAAAAAGATTTACTAGAGAAGGATTCAGTTGAAGATCGACTTGAACTTCTTGGCGATATAAGTAATCTACTCAGGGATGTGAAAAAAAGTAATCGGTATTCTGGTGTGAAGCCAGTGCTGGAAGATGTAGCCGCGTCTGCATACTCTCAACATCACAAAAAATGTGGCATGCAGTCTCCTGACGAGCTACTGCAAACTATCTCGAACGTATTTAATAGAAATCACCATCCCTTCCTGaaaaagattacaatgaatgatttaaaaACCTTAATGTCTGATTATGACAATCAGTCGGACACTTTTGGAATGCCTTCCTTACCATTACCTCAGGATAGTGTAAGCTGTGAAGGAATGGTTTTGATTGCCTCTCTTCTGTGTTCTTGTATACGCAATGTCAAGTTGCCTCATTTGAGGAGGTGGGCTGTACTGTTACTCAAGTTTTGCGCCCTATATATTGATGATGAAGACCGACTGCAGCGAGTGCTTCCATTTGTTGTTGCAATGCTCTCTGATCCAGCAGCAATTGTGCGGTGTGCTGCCTTGGAGACTCTGTGTGACATTCTGCCTTTAGTCCGAGATTTCCCTCCTAGCGATGCTAAAATTTTTCCTGAGTATATTCTTCCAATGCTTTCCATGCTTCCTGATGATCCAGAGGAAAGTGTGAGGATATGTTATGCCAACAATATATCTAAGCTGGCGCTAACTGCTTACGCGTTTTTAATTCATTCAATCAGCTTGAGTGAGGCCGGTGTTCTTAACGAATCCAATTCCTCCAACAAATCTCTATTTACTGAGGCATCTGGACGGTTGAAAAATCTGAACAGTGATGCGCAGCTTGCACAGTTGAGGAAATCCATAGCTGAGGTTATTCAGGAACTTGTAATGGGCCCAAAGCAAACTCCAAATATCAGGAGAGCACTCCTGCAGGATATTGGCAATTTATGTTGGTTCTTTGGCCAGAGACAGAGTAATGACATTTTGTTGCCCATCCTCCCTGCTTTTCTAAATGATCGAGACGAGCAGCTACGAGCTGTATTTTATGGGCAGATTGTTTATGTCTGCTTCTTTGTGGGCCAAAGAAGTGTGGAGGAATATCTTCTACCTTACATTGAGCAGGCTCTAAGTGATGCATCAGAGGCTGCAATTGTGAATGCATTGGATTGCTTGGCCATTCTGTGCAAGAGTGGTTACCTGCGGAAGAGGGTACTGCTTGAAATGATAGAGCGTGCTTTTCCGTTGTTGTGTTATCCCAGCCAATGGGTAAGAAGGTCAGCTGTCACCTTTATTGCAGCTAGTAGCGAGAGTTTAGGTGCTGTAGATTCTTATGTTTTCCTGGTCCCAGTTATACGTCCTTTCCTCCGCAGACAACCAGCATCTCTAGCTTCGGAAAAGGCTCTTTTTGCCTGCCTAAAGCCTCCCGTCTCAAGACAGAGATTTTATGAAATCTTAGAAAATGCCAGGAGTTCAGACATGTTAGAGAGGCAGAGAAAAATATGGTACAATTCATCAGCACAGCCCAAACTATGGGATACTGTAGACTCATACAAGCGAGGAGCTGAAGAATTGAGTCCAATGAAGGGATGGTCTGACAAGAGATACGATGTTCAGGGTCATAGACCTGTTGTGAATGGAATTGAACTGCTGGATCAGGCCGAAAGTGATGATGGTGATGCTAAAATGAGTTCTACGTCCAGCTTTCTGCCTAGTGCTTCTGGCACCGCTGCTGGTCATGATTCTCTATCTGTGGAAAAATTACAGTTCTCTAGCTTTATGTCTCCTCAGGTTGGTGGTTTGAACAGCTTTATTGGTGAAAAATCATCCGAAGGCATACCTTTGTATTACTTCAAGAAAGATAGACGAGCAGTAGCAATAGCTCCAGCAGCCTCTGATTCCTCATTGCAGTTAAATACATTTGGATTTGGTTCATCCTCCATGCCTTGGATTGACCCAGCAAATAAATCGTTAGGCTTGGCTAGTTCAGTTCCAGCACCTAAGCTTGTCTCAGGCTCATTCAGCATTAGCAACAGTTCTAAACAGTTTCACAGAGTGGTGCATGAAGCAGAAGGCCGGGGAAGCGATCAAACAGCATATGTTAACAGCAAGTTTCAAGAGTTGAATATATCTAGTACAGTGAAAGGGAGTTCAATTACCACGGAAGATGCCCCGTCTCTGACTGATGTGACTGGATTGGCATCTTTCACTCGAGGTGCGTTGGTTCCAGATTCAGGGTGGAGGCCTCGTGGGGTATTGGTTGCACACCTTCAGGAGCATCGTTCCGCTGTAAATGAAATTGCTATTTCAACGGATCAAAGTTTCTTTGTGAGTGCTTCTGACGATTCTACTGTTAAGGTGTGGGATTCCAGAAAGTTGGAGAAAGACATTTCATTCAGGTCAAGGCTAACTTATTCCCTGGAGGGAAGCAGAGCGCTATGCATCACAATGCTGCAAGGCTCTGCTCAAGTCATCGTCGGAGCTTGCGATGGCATGATACATATGTTCTCTGTGGACTATATCTCCAGAGGTCTTGACAATGTTGTCGAGAAATATAAAGGTGTTGCTGATGTGAAAAGAAAGAGTGTTGGGGAAGGTGCCATACTCAGCCTCTTAAACTATTCAGCTGATAGTGATTCCAGGCAGATGATTATGTATAGCACCCAAAATCGTGGGATCCATCTGTGGGATACAAGAACAAATTCAAACGCGTTGAATTTGAAAGTAAGTCCTGAGGAAGGTTATGTGTCTTCTCTGGTAGCAGGCCCTTGTGGGAATTGGTTCGTTTCTGGGTCCTCAAGGGGAATCCTTACTCTTTGGGATCTGAGGTTCTATCTACCTGTCAACTCATTTCAGTATTCTACTGTTTGTCCTATCGAGCAAATGAGTCTTTTTCTTCCGCCTTCGAACACGACTATATCCACTGCAGCAAGGCCGCTTGTTTATGTTGCAGCAGGTTGTAATGAAGTTTCTCTTTGGAATGCAGAAAACGGCAGCTGCCACCAG GTATTGAGGGTGGTAAGTAACGACAGTGATGCTGATTTGTCTGATCTTCCTTCAGCCCTGACCAGATCACCCAGTAAGGCAAATATGAAATCTGACCTAAGACGAAACGTCAATCCAAAGTACAGAGTTGATGAACTGAATGAACCTTCAACCCGACTTCCTGGTATCCGTTCGTTGCTCCCCTTACCTGGAGGAGATTTGTTAACTGGTGGTACAGACCTGAAGATACGTCGCTGGGACCATTGCAG CCCTGACAGGAGTTATTGTGTTTGTGGGCCATCTATAAAGGGTGTTGGAAGTGATGATTTCTATGAGTCAAAGTCTAGCTTTGGAGTACAAGTTGTGCAG GAAACAAAGAGACGACCTCTAGCTACAAAGTTGACTGCAAAGGCAGTTATTTCAGCTGCTGCAACTGATTCTGCAGGTTGTCATCGTGACTCTATTCTCTCTTTGGCTTCTGTCAAGGTGAACCAGCGACTTCTGATATCAAGCGGTAGAGATGGGGCGATCAAGGTTTGGAAGTAA